A stretch of the Aegilops tauschii subsp. strangulata cultivar AL8/78 chromosome 4, Aet v6.0, whole genome shotgun sequence genome encodes the following:
- the LOC141021442 gene encoding protein FAR1-RELATED SEQUENCE 5-like, producing the protein MTDAQKADVIEYAVGGLRTHQIMNVMEKNAGGPDKLGFIDRDLYNHVSSQKKRKIEGSDARYLLTYMIAQKKADPEFFFKYTKDIEGHLRNIFLADSQSRIDYVAFGGVVVFDSTYRSNKYMLPFVPFVGLNHHRITVLFGVGLVSDETVASYQWLLHVFLEAMSQTAPILAITDGDGAMAKAIATVWTGTDHHLCTWHIEENMVMHLRKKKLEEFREFIYRRWDVDEFEKRWEAYKVRFKIKPTCKRSSWVNRMYEL; encoded by the coding sequence ATGACTGATGCACAAAAGGCCGATGTCATCGAGTATgctgtcggtggacttcgaacaCATCAGATTATGAATGTAATGGAGAAGAATGCAGGAGGTCCCGACAAGCTTGGATTTATAGATCGAGACCTATACAACCATGTTTCAAGCCAGAAGAAGCGCAAGATAGAAGGCAGTGACGCTAGATATTTGCTCACCTATATGATTGCACAGAAAAAAGCAGACCCAGAATTCTTTTTCAAATACACAAAAGACATCGAAGGCCATTTGAGGAACATATTCTTGGCTGACTCACAATCCCGCATTGACTATGTTGCCTTTGGTGGTGTCGTGGTGTTCGACAGTACATATCGGTCTAACAAGTACATGCTTCCGTTTGTTCCATTTGTTGGTCTGAACCATCACCGCATCACAGTTTTGTTTGGGGTCGGTCTAGTGTCAGATGAGACAGTTGCATCATACCAGTGGCTTCTTCATGTATTTTTGGAGGCAATGTCCCAGACGGCACCAATTTTAGCAATCACCGATGGGGACGGTGCAATGGCTAAAGCAATAGCTACTGTCTGGACCGGAACAGATCATCATTTGTGCACGTGGCATATCGAGGAGAATATGGTGATGCACCTCCGCAAGAAAAAGCTTGAGGAATTTAGGGAATTCATTTATCGTCGTTGGGATGTTGATGAGTTTGAGAAAAGATGGGAGGCTTATAAGGTTCGGTTCAAAATAAAACCAACATGCAAGAGGTCGTCATGGGTTAACAGGATGTACGAGCTGTGA